A genomic segment from Corythoichthys intestinalis isolate RoL2023-P3 chromosome 2, ASM3026506v1, whole genome shotgun sequence encodes:
- the znf362b gene encoding zinc finger protein 362b: MAEPRFNNPYFWPPPPSMPGQLDNLVLINKIKEQLMAEKIRPLHLPPTSTPSQQSLLVPTSSPDGGSSQHGMPVAKQQPQQVPGHHPQPQSDITLHARSGSSSGPDGNMDDKPVVKAKGLWEDWHMRQLSEQQARTNHRSGLALSSRPESHSTSEALTPTTPTSSSQNRLGGAPSVNIISGLASGPGMEHMKVGSLAGLLGPPPKAPRGRKKIKAENPSGPLLVVPYPILADQGCVTVAPKEGKTYRCKVCPLTFLTKSEMQMHSKSHTEAKPHKCPHCSKTFANASYLSQHLRIHLGIKPYHCSYCENSFRQLSHLQQHTRIHTGDRPYKCAHPGCEKAFTQLSNLQSHQRQHNKDKPYKCPNCYRAYSDSASLQIHLSAHAIKNAKAYCCSMCGRAYTSETYLMKHMSKHTVVEHLVSHQSPQRTESPSIPIRISLI; this comes from the exons ATGGCAGAGCCTCGATTTAACAACCCTTATTTCTGGCCGCCACCGCCATCAATGCCTGGCCAG CTGGATAATCTGGTGCTAATTAACAAGATCAAGGAACAACTGATGGCTGAGAAGATAAGACCCCTGCACCTGCCACCTACCTCCACCCCATCCCAGCAAAGTTTGCTGGTGCCAACCTCATCCCCTGATGGAGGCAGCTCCCAGCATGGCATGCCGGTTGCTAAGCAACAACCGCAACAGGTGCCGGGTCACCATCCACAGCCACAGTCAGACATCACTTTGCACGCCCGCTCAGGTTCCAGCTCCGGACCAG ATGGAAATATGGACGATAAGCCGGTTGTGAAGGCCAAAGGATTATGGGAAGACTGGCACATGAGACAATTAAGTGAGCAGCAGGCCCGCACCAACCATCGATCAG GTCTGGCCCTATCATCCCGACCTGAAAGCCACAGCACTTCTGAGGCTCTCACCCCCACAACACCAACCTCCAGCAGCCAGAACCGCCTGGGTGGCGCCCCTTCTGTCAACATCATCTCTGGGCTAGCAAGTGGTCCTGGTATGGAACACATGAAGGTTGGAAGCTTGGCGGGACTATTGGGACCCCCACCCAAAGCACCACGAGGACGAAAGAAGATTAAAGCAGAGAACCCATCAGGTCCTTTACTGGTGGTCCCCTACCCTATTCTAGCAGACCAAGGCTGTGTCACAGTGGCACCCAAAGAGGGAAAAACATACAG ATGCAAAGTTTGCCCACTTACCTTCTTGACCAAGTCAGAGATGCAGATGCACTCCAAGTCCCACACAGAGGCCAAACCACACAAGTGTCCCCACTGCTCCAAGACGTTTGCCAACGCTTCCTACTTATCCCAGCACCTGCGTATTCACCTGGGCATTAAACCCTACCACTGCTCCTATTGTGAGAACTCCTTCCGCCAGCTCTCCCATCTTCAGCAGCACACCAG AATCCACACTGGGGACAGGCCTTATAAATGTGCTCACCCtggatgtgaaaaggcttttacCCAGCTGTCCAATCTCCAG TCTCACCAGAGGCAGCACAATAAAGACAAGCCGTACAAATGTCCCAACTGCTACCGTGCCTACTCTGACTCTGCATCATTGCAGATCCACCTGTCTGCACACGCCATCAAAAATGCCAAGGCCTACTGCTGTAGCATGTGTGGCCGGGCATACACCTCA